In Fastidiosipila sp., the genomic window ATGGGATTCCGTGTCCGGGCCTGTATCGCAAAACGCCCTCAAACCAAGGGCAAGGTGGAAAGCACCATGAAGATCCTCGATGATATCCAATGCTACCAGGGACAGCTGGACTATGAGGGATTACAAGACCTGGTCAAAAAGCTGAACCATGAAACCAATATGAATATCCACCAGGGAACCGGGCAAGTTCCCCTAGCTTTATTCCAAAAAGAAAAAGAGTCACTCCTCGCGCTGCCCAGCGACCGAATCATGACTCTTTACAAGATCACCCAGGACCACGTCAAGGTGAGCAAGGATGGTTTTGTAAGCTACAAGGGTTCAAAGTATTCCGTCCCCTCCGCCTACATTGGCCAAACACTCTTTTATGAGGTGATCGGGCAGCATCTGTATCTTTATGATAGCACGCATGAGGTCGCCTGCCATCCGATCAGTCTCAAAAAACTCAATTACCTCCCGGAGCACTACCGCGAACATCTGGGGCGCACACAACCCTACATTGATGATATTGCCGTGCGTTCGGCGGAGAATCTGAAAAAGTTAGGAGACCTCTACCATGCAGCCATCTGACAGTACCAGTTACCAATCGCTGATTGAGAATTTGCGCTACTTGAAACTTCCGAAATTTGAGGAGAAACTTTCCGAAACGCTGGATCGCGTGCAAAAGCGTGATCTGTCCGTGCTTGAAGCCCTGCATCTTTTGAGTAATGCCGAAGTTGACAACAAAAAACAGCTGTCGATGCTGCGATCCATCCGGATGGCCGGTTTCCCGCACCATAAAGGCCTTAAGGATTTTGATTTTGATTTCCAGCCCACCGTCAATCGCGGGCAGCTATATGATCTGGCAACGCTCGGCTTCATCGAGAACAAGGAGAACATTGTGTTTTTGGGTTCCCCGGGAGTCGGTAAAACGCACCTGGCAACCGCCTTGGGGATTGAGGCTGCCAGGCATCGGATCTCTTGCTATTTCATTAAGGCTAATATCCTGCTTGCCAGACTCCGCAAGGCGAAAGAAGAGAATCGTCTGGAGGCAAGCTTGCGTTACTACGTGCGCCACCGCTTGTTGATTATTGATGAGCTGGGCTTTCTGCCTATCCAAAAAGGCGATGAAAAACTTCTGTTTCAGGTGATTGACCAGCGCTATGAGAAAAAAAGCACGATCGTCACGACTAACGTTCAATTCTCGGATTGGGGAGATTTATTTGAGGACCCGACCATCGCGCATGCGATTCTCGACAGGCTTCTGCATCACTCACATGTCTTGGCCATTGTCGGCGACTCTTACCGGACAAAAGATCTTGTGGGGATGCGAGCCCAAACAAGGGAAGAATAACCGTGAAAAATTTTCACCCCCTAGGGGGTGAACTCTCTCTCCTCCAAAACTGTACATTCTTATTTCGTCAATTCTGGACATTCTTAACTTGACATTCACATGCTCGCAATCCCTCACAGGCTCCGATCACCTCCCGCTCACCCTCCTCGCTCACCGCCATGGCAATCAGGAGGGCCACATTCTCGAATTTCCCGGAAAGTCACTCTTGAGCCAGACGCCGTCAAGCAGACGTAAGAGTGGCTCATCTCGAGGGGGTGCTTTCGCCATTCATCGATTTGATCATCGATCTTCAGATTCAGACAACTAACCATTCCTGCGCTGACTTTTGTGCCCCACAGGGCCTCTGTGACGTCTTCTGCGCGGCGCGCGGATACAACCAGCCAGGTGCATTTCTGCCAAGGCTTCTCTTACGCAAATTTTTCGCTTCTGTCAGCGCTGGATAATGGCCGTTTCAAATAGTAAGGTCCGAGACTTAGGCATTTTGAGATCTGCCTCACCTGCCCGGAGCAATCGTTTATTTACGCAATGACTGGCCCATATGCTCTTTCGCAGAGCGATTCTCACCTAGTGTTTGGCATTGGTTAGCCGGCCGGTTTCTTCTTCCGGCATCGCGTTCAAAGTATCTTCCACACTTTGACGCACCCTCTAGCCCAAATCTTCTTAGATGATTTCTTCGCTCAGTTGAAAAATTTTTTGGATATGGTTCTTCATTCCCCCAGTTCTCTTTTCCAAAATCAACTTTCCTGGTGAGGCGAAGTTCCATGTCCTCTTTTTTCAATTGCACGAAGTTTGGCACATCTCATCTAAGTACAGTTATACCTCGAATTCGCATCGAAAAACAGTAGGTGCCCATCTGCGATCACCTGTTCAGGCTGAGAGGAATCCAAGTAAATTTTTTCATTTAAGTGAAGATGGGATGGTTAAACTCTGGGGAGTCACTCTATGCCAGGCACCAAACATATTTAGTTTCAGACGCAACCGAATAAGAATTTTTTAAGGGCGGACGTAACAGTATCCTTCTTCTTGTTTATGTACGATTTCTACGACACCTGATGGAACAACCCGTACATGTGCGGGCAGCCGTTCAGTCTCTATTTGCAAGGCCCTCAGAGCGTTGTTGCAGGCTACGAAGTCGACTCTACCAAGCAGATCCTCCGGCAGATCCCTGTCCCCGACATAGTAGCTGACGGCCTCGGCGTAGGCGACCACTTCAACCGTCGCATCCTTTTCCACCGCCAATAAGTTCTTGACGTTTGTCAAGGCCAGGGGCCATTTGTTCAGCTCATCAATATGAAAGACAACGCGCATGATGTTTTCTCCTTTATGGGTGCCCATTCAGTCAGGCTGCCAGCTTCTTGTTTGAGTATACACGCTGCCAAGAGTGGAAGTCATGAAGCAAATCAAGAATCCACACCGTCTGATGCGGATCTCGCTTTGGCTTCCTGGGCTGAGATGAATGCAATCCTCAAAAAATGTATTGGGGTGCAAAGGTACCCTCTTTTTTTTCATCCAGTTTTGCTTATGTCTCTTCACACGCAGCCTGAATTAAAGCAACTTCGGTGCCAACTACCCAACATATTATGGTTCGATCATGAAGGTCACAAAGGGTCCACACCACAGGCTATCGTGATCGTGGCGGCTACGATCGTTGGCTGGGATGGCTGGACATTTTGCATGAATACTGGCCCATACGTTCCATGTCCGCCAAGGGTTGCCCGCCCGATCATGCCGCATGTGAAGATTTCTTCGGGTGAATTTGGAATGAATTCTTTCACAGACGGGATTGGAAGGGTGTGTCGCAAGATGAGTTCATGCAACAGCTTGACCACCATTCGCGCTGACATAATCAGGAACAAATCAAGGAATCGCCCGGTTGGATGAGCCCTGTCCAATACCTTGAGAGCTGGGGCTTAGTTGCGTGAATCCTGACCAGGGTTTTGTCTGCACCTCTCAAACAGTAACCATTTTCAAAACAATCCTCTTTTTGAAAGGATTTTGCTTTTGATTTGAAGAGTGGCGGCAAATTTTAGTAAATAAAAGGCTTGACACGTCAATCGCCATAAGGGCTTGATCTCTTTTTCCGAAGACCGAACCGTTGACAGTTGCTCCATGCGGCCCACCTCTTGCACCTTTCCATTTGAGCCCATATATTGAACAGGTAGATTTTTATGTTTTAGGGGAGATGAGTGAGCGACCTGTTTCCATCTCTACCCTTAACCAGAAAATCATCTTATTAGGCAAGGCGGGCCTAGGAATCTCGGCTTATGCACGTTAAGGCAATTGAAATATGAAATGTAAAAAAGTAAGGTCTCCCTTAATGAGTTTGATCGTGCTGATAACCTTGTGCAGCATTTTGTTGTCTGTGGCCTGTTCTCCAACTTCAATTGAAGAAATGGCCGGGAAAACAAGTACCAGTGATCCCGACGGTGATGAAGCGCTCCCACCCCCCACCATGACGGCGATGGCTTCAACGACTCCATCAACATCTGTTGCCACGACGACAACGACGACCACAGCACCTCCTCCCCAGGCCGATCGTTCGGCAGCCTACATTTATGAGTTAAATCCCAAACTGACTCCGGTCAATTATGATTCGCCGGCCCTGCTTCCCCCCAGTGAGGATATGGGCATGGAATACATTGACAGGATTACTTTTATCTGCGATTCACCCACTTATTGGATGTGGCCGCTTGGTCTTTTTAGTGATGGAAAAGATTCCAAGCAAATCTGGACCGGACCTGAAGGCAC contains:
- a CDS encoding ATP-binding protein, whose protein sequence is MQPSDSTSYQSLIENLRYLKLPKFEEKLSETLDRVQKRDLSVLEALHLLSNAEVDNKKQLSMLRSIRMAGFPHHKGLKDFDFDFQPTVNRGQLYDLATLGFIENKENIVFLGSPGVGKTHLATALGIEAARHRISCYFIKANILLARLRKAKEENRLEASLRYYVRHRLLIIDELGFLPIQKGDEKLLFQVIDQRYEKKSTIVTTNVQFSDWGDLFEDPTIAHAILDRLLHHSHVLAIVGDSYRTKDLVGMRAQTREE